The Longimicrobium sp. genome contains a region encoding:
- a CDS encoding glutaminyl-peptide cyclotransferase — protein MRTTFFALALLMMNAASCGNDATDDGAEPKAPPAPAPVQAVEQVRSYPHDSTAFTQGLVWRNGTLYESTGRYGQSSLREVALETGEVLKKTPLAPQYFAEGIAAVGDSIYQLTWREGVMFIYDRRTLRPAGQVQYSGEGWGLTSDGQSLVISDGSSYLTFLDAKTLNPLRTVAVTDGGTPVHDLNELEWVKGEVWANVWHTTRIARIDPQTGRVKGWLELAPIAPSRSDPEAVLNGIAYDPQSNRLLVTGKLWPALFEIRIPSLGVGS, from the coding sequence ATGCGGACCACCTTTTTCGCGCTGGCGCTGCTGATGATGAACGCGGCCTCCTGCGGCAACGACGCCACCGACGACGGCGCCGAGCCAAAGGCGCCGCCGGCTCCCGCGCCCGTGCAGGCGGTGGAGCAGGTGCGCAGCTATCCGCACGACTCCACCGCGTTCACGCAGGGGCTGGTGTGGCGCAACGGCACGCTGTACGAGAGCACCGGGCGCTACGGCCAGTCGTCGCTGCGCGAGGTGGCGCTGGAAACGGGGGAGGTGCTGAAGAAGACGCCGCTCGCGCCGCAGTACTTCGCCGAGGGCATCGCCGCGGTGGGCGACAGCATCTACCAGCTCACCTGGCGCGAAGGGGTGATGTTCATCTACGACCGCCGCACCCTTCGGCCCGCGGGGCAGGTGCAGTACAGCGGCGAGGGTTGGGGGCTGACGAGCGATGGACAGTCGCTGGTGATCAGCGACGGGTCCAGCTACCTGACGTTCCTGGACGCCAAGACGCTCAACCCGCTGCGCACGGTGGCGGTAACGGACGGCGGCACGCCCGTGCACGACCTGAACGAACTGGAGTGGGTGAAAGGCGAGGTGTGGGCCAACGTCTGGCACACCACGCGGATCGCGCGCATCGATCCGCAGACCGGGCGCGTGAAGGGCTGGCTGGAGCTTGCGCCCATCGCTCCCTCGCGCAGCGATCCCGAGGCCGTGCTCAACGGCATCGCCTACGATCCGCAGTCCAACCGGCTGCTGGTGACGGGAAAGCTGTGGCCCGCGCTCTTCGAGATCCGCATTCCGTCCCTGGGCGTCGGCAGCTGA